Part of the Vicinamibacterales bacterium genome, CCGAAGTCTAATCAAGTTCGGTGTCACACCGCTCTGCGATAGGCGCAGCAGACCGCCGCAATGGAGCTTGCTAGCGGCTCAAGATACACGCTTCTTGCCACCTGGGAGTGCATATGCGTTCAGAACACGGCACGATTGAAGGCGATCTGCGACTACCAGAGAGCTTGCAGCTACATGGTTTCGTCACCGGCGCAGTCACCGTGCCCGGTAATACGACATTGGTCCTGCACGGGCTCGTAGGCAAGCACTTGGTCGTGGAGCGAGGAGGCGAAGCGATCATCCACGGCATGGTGAACGGTGATGTATCGAACGATGGCGGTGTAGTTAGCGTCTACGGAATGATCAACGGCGCTGTTCACAACCAGTCGGGCACGACAGTGCTCTATCCGAAAGCCGTAGTGAAGGGCGCGGTGGTTGGCAACGTCACGAGGCTGGAAGGATGAGTGTCTGTAGTCTGCACACCGAACCCGATTGAATGGCCGACGGCAGTGACTCGAAGAGCAGCAAGGTACTTTACTCCTTGAGCGACGGGGCAGAACCGGCTGTCCACGAAGTCACTTGTCGGGCTCTTCAGGAAACTCCACTAGCTTGGCCGCAGGTGGCGACTTGTCCGAGAGCCGGACCTTAGCATTTTCCCAGAACCTAGTATTAGGGTGCGTGTCTGTGGCCTCACGCCAATCCGAGCCAGGGTCGGAGCCGATCCAACACCCGCCGGCCAAGCTCAAGCACCGGTATTCTCTGCCCGTCCGCAAGAACCGCGAATTCCTCATGACCCGAAAAGGCAAGGTCCGCATGCGTATCGAACGAACGCCCCGATGCGTCCGC contains:
- a CDS encoding polymer-forming cytoskeletal protein — its product is MRSEHGTIEGDLRLPESLQLHGFVTGAVTVPGNTTLVLHGLVGKHLVVERGGEAIIHGMVNGDVSNDGGVVSVYGMINGAVHNQSGTTVLYPKAVVKGAVVGNVTRLEG